One window from the genome of Actinoplanes teichomyceticus ATCC 31121 encodes:
- a CDS encoding right-handed parallel beta-helix repeat-containing protein, producing the protein MSGAGRRAARAVLALAVLVPLLALAWSRSGPVAPSEPAVAAGGYWVSPYGDDDNDGSARHPWRSVVRALAAVPPGATVYLRAGEYRPFTADRPGVTVTSAPGERGTVVGLSGARDVVLVRADRVTVQDIEVRDCVPNPSPDNTVTGDHGSGIRIDGATGVTVHNVHVHHSRGTNAHGLPVGCYGILATGARDLTVIGNEVDHNGAGIAVSGGGRGVLVEGNDVHDQDRIVHNSPEPEDDFGGYGLGATFVTDHPGPIFRNNTVTHNLGPSTDYGVDGGGMEIYAASHVSITGNTFVDNDGALETGTDPGGACAGNTFTGNTVAGRGHEPEREFFTGLILRCAAGMRISGNTFENLSQFTFLITADGGFAGSVAGLRITGNEVIQAGDVVHRVQIVPPAGLPRITVDGNRYRTAGAGFAVIGPEGAPDAGNTVDFPGWQRRTGLDRTSTTG; encoded by the coding sequence GTGAGCGGCGCGGGCCGCCGGGCCGCTCGCGCCGTGCTGGCGCTCGCGGTCCTGGTCCCGCTGCTGGCGCTGGCCTGGTCGCGGTCCGGTCCGGTGGCCCCGTCCGAGCCGGCCGTCGCGGCCGGCGGGTACTGGGTGTCGCCGTACGGCGACGACGACAACGACGGCAGCGCCCGGCACCCGTGGCGCTCGGTCGTGCGGGCCCTGGCCGCCGTCCCGCCGGGCGCCACCGTCTACCTGCGGGCGGGCGAGTACCGGCCGTTCACCGCGGACCGGCCCGGCGTGACCGTGACCAGCGCTCCCGGCGAGCGCGGCACCGTCGTCGGACTGTCCGGGGCGCGGGACGTCGTGCTGGTCCGCGCGGATCGCGTGACGGTGCAGGACATCGAGGTCCGTGACTGCGTGCCGAATCCGTCCCCGGACAACACGGTGACCGGCGACCACGGCAGCGGCATCCGGATCGACGGCGCCACCGGGGTGACCGTCCACAACGTCCACGTGCACCACAGTCGCGGCACCAACGCGCACGGCCTGCCGGTCGGCTGCTACGGCATCCTCGCCACCGGCGCCCGCGACCTCACGGTCATCGGCAACGAGGTGGACCACAACGGCGCCGGCATCGCCGTCTCGGGCGGTGGCCGGGGCGTGCTCGTCGAGGGCAACGACGTCCACGACCAGGACCGGATCGTGCACAACAGCCCGGAGCCGGAGGACGACTTCGGCGGCTACGGCCTCGGCGCCACGTTCGTCACCGATCACCCCGGCCCGATCTTCCGCAACAACACGGTCACCCACAACCTCGGCCCGTCCACCGACTACGGCGTCGACGGCGGCGGCATGGAGATCTACGCCGCCTCGCATGTCTCGATCACCGGCAACACCTTCGTCGACAACGACGGCGCGCTGGAGACCGGCACCGACCCGGGCGGCGCCTGCGCCGGCAACACGTTCACCGGCAACACGGTGGCCGGTCGCGGCCACGAGCCGGAACGGGAATTTTTCACCGGCCTGATCCTGCGCTGCGCCGCCGGGATGCGGATCAGCGGCAACACGTTCGAGAACCTCAGCCAGTTCACCTTCCTGATCACCGCGGACGGCGGCTTCGCCGGCTCGGTCGCCGGCCTGCGGATCACCGGCAACGAGGTGATCCAGGCCGGTGACGTCGTGCACCGCGTGCAGATCGTCCCGCCGGCCGGGCTGCCCCGGATCACGGTCGACGGCAACCGCTACCGCACCGCCGGCGCCGGTTTCGCGGTGATCGGCCCGGAGGGCGCCCCGGACGCCGGGAACACCGTCGACTTCCCGGGCTGGCAGCGCCGCACCGGCCTGGACCGGACCTCCACCACCGGTTGA